gaaggCCACACCGTCGTGGAGGGCACGGCAGGGCAGTGCGCTGTCTGAGCTGCCTCTCTTCTCCTAGGCCATCACCGACCTGGGTTGGTCGCGACCCACACTCATTCAGGAGAAGGCCATCCCACTGGCCTTGGAAGGGAAGGACCTCCTCGCCCGAGCCCGCACGGGCTCGGGGAAGACGGCCGCCTATGCCCTTCCGATGCTGCAGCTGCTGCTCCGCAGGAAGGCGGTGCGTCGTGGGAGGAGCCGCCGTGGGCGGCCTGCGGAACCTGGGCTGTGTGGTGGCGCTTAGGGCTGGAATTCAGGTTCCTTGGGCACAGTCTCCGCTACCACCATTTCTGCATAATTTTGAGCAAATGAATTTCTCCTCGTTCTGTAGAAAGTGGGCCCATTTCTTTCGCTAGCTTGTAGAATTACTGTGAAACTGCAGTGCCTTACTGGTACATTTTAAGTAGCTACATAACTATAAAGTAGTAAGCTGTTCTTTTTGAGGGCCAGTCCCTGAGGAAAGATTACCTTCTATTCTGTGTTTTGAGGTGGGTAGATGTAAGCAAGGAGTTGATCCGAATACAGCTAAATTGTTGTTTTGAAGTCACAAGAGCTGGGTCAGATTGCCTGGAAGAGGTAGAGAAAAGCATTAGGTGGCCATGATGATACAAAACTGACTGGCTGACGTCTTTCATTTGTACTCCTGCAGACAGGCCCTGCAGTAGAGCAGGCTGTGAGAGGTCTTGTGCTTGTGCCCACCAAGGAACTGGCACGGCAGGCCCAGTCCATGATTCAGCAGCTGGCTGCCTACTGTGCTCGAGACATCCGGGTGGCCAATGTCTCAGCCACTGAAGATGCAGCCTCTCAGAGGTGGGTGAGAGCAACAGAGCTGTAGGCAATAAGGCTTCATAGCAATGTGAGATTGGGGTTGTGTGCAGTAGGACAGAGGGCTGGTCTGGGGTGAGGTCCCAGCTGCCACCTTCTCTCCAATGTCCACAGAGctgtgctgatggagaagcctgatgtaGTGGTGGGGACCCCGTCTCGAATCTTAAACAGCCTGCAGCAAGACAGCTTGAAGCTGCAAGACTCCTTGGAGCTGCTGGTGGTGGATGAGGCTgatcttcttttctcctttggctTTGAGGAGGAGGTCAAGAGTCTTCTCTGGTAGGGAAGAGGCAGATGGGGTTGTGAATAGACATGAGAACCTGGAGTGGGGTAGCCAGGAACAGAGACCCTTGGAGCTGGACTCTGATGGGGCTCTGTTTCGTTTTAGTCATTTGCCCCGAATTTACCAGGCTTTTCTGATGTCAGCTACTTTTAATGAAGATGTACAAGTGCTCAAGGAGCTGGTACTGCATAACCCGGTAAGGGCACCATGGAAATGTCTTGAACCACTCATGTATGATACTCAGGATTTGATCCTCCTTCAAAGGAACACTTTAGTATTTTGGGAGGACAGTCATTACTGGTTTAGTCTCCCTGGTTCTGAGGTACTAGAAGCTGGTAGCTGTCAACATGTCCCCCAACCATCTAAAATCACTACTTAGTTTCAGATATTCTTTGCAGGGAATTCAAACCATGCTTCATGGAACCACCTGAGCAAGGACCCTGCACTCTCCTGGAAGTTTTTGCTGCAGGGCCTTCCTTTGCACTTCAGTCACATGTGTGTTTCTCCCTCTTCTGGCCCCTTATGCTTTCTATGTAGTTTTATGTCATCTGTTCACACAGCCATGAGGGGCCTTACACTGACACATTTGTGTTATTGGCTGGTCAGTGGCTTGTAGtagcatttctgttttttattctttcctgacCACAGGCCTGTCCTCCCCTAGGTTACCCTCAAGCTACAGGAGTCCCAGCTGCCAGGGCCAGACCAATTAGAGCAGTTTCAGGTGGTCTGTGGAACAGAGGAGGAGAAGTTTCTATTACTGTATGCCCTACTCAAGTTGTCTTTGATTCGGGGCAAGTCTCTTCTCTTTGTCAACACTCTTGAGCGGAGCTACCGGCTGCGCCTGTTTTTGGAGCAATTCAGCATCCCCACCTGTGTGCTCAATGGGGAGCTTCCACTGCACTCCAGGTATGCACAGCTGGTTTCAGGGTGGGGTGGTTGGAGGTAGGGATTGCAAAGGGGACACGGCTGATGTTCCTGCTTCTTAAGCTCTCAGGCCTGGCTCTCTTGACCAGCTCTCTGACTATCTCCTTCATGATTTTGAGGCACCTGTTACTCCATCTTCAACTGAGGAAGTTGAGGTGCAAATATTAAGCTGGGAAGGAGTTTAAGGAGAGGGTAGGGTCAGAGCATGGTGGTCACCACAGTGTTGTGGGAGCGGCCTCCAGTCTGCTCTTGGACCTGACCCTCCCTTTGCTTTTGGGGCACAGATGCCACATCATCTCACAGTTCAACCAAGGCTTCTACGATTGTGTCATAGCGACTGATGCCGAAGTCCTGGGGGCCCCAGTCAAGGGCAGGCGTCGGGGCAAAGGACCCAAGGGGGACAGGTGAGTCCTCCCCAGGGAGATCTGCCTCCAACCTTTCAGAAGACAAAACCAGGTGCCAGAGCAGGAAGCCAGACATTCCAGGCCTGGCTGCTAGCATCATGCACAGAGCCCTGGCTCAGCTGCCTGGGTGGTTGGCTCACTGTCCTGCAAGGGACACAGCCGAGCCTGCTTTTGGGTGTGCAGCTATGACTTGTTGGAGGGAAAAGGGAACCTCCAGTCTCTGTCTGCTTGAGAGATTGGCTGGCCAGGAGTGGTTCTCAGTTCTGTTGTTGCCCTAAGCTGAGGTCAGGGCAAGGGTTTGATCCCCActgccaccccagctcctggacaGTTCTGACATTAGTGTCTTAGATGTGTCAGggtcttgtggttccatacaaggCTTTTTTAATAAATCTTACTGATTAAATAAGCTTGTGAttccagcagaggggaggagggtCTGATGGTCGGGAGTCTCCCTGCAGGGCATCTGACCCAGAGGCAGGTGTGGCTCGTGGCATAGACTTCCACCATGTGTGTGCTGTGCTCAATTTTGATCTCCCACTCACCCCTGAGGCCTACATTCATCGGGCTGGAAGGTAGGAGGGCTGGGATGTGGCGGGCCAGGCACCTGGACCGTGGGCACCCTGCAGAACTCGGATCAGAGTGCCGGCTGGGCTGTCTCCTTGCAGGACAGCACGTGCCAACAACTCAGGCATAGTCTTGACTTTTGTGCTGCCCGCAGAGCAATTCCACTTGGGCAAGATTGAGGAGATTCTCAGTGGAGGTAAGAGCCAGGCTCTCATCAGCCTGCACTGGGTCCAGGCTTCTCCTGTGATACCTTAGGCCTGTGGCTGGTGATGGCAGCAGGACATGTATATTCCCAGCAGCCCCTGGCTGCTTGGTCCTGCTCTGCAGTGTGTCTCCCAACCCTGCCCTGGGTGGCAGACACTGTCTCCCTTCCCAGATGAGCAGGCTGGGGTCCCAGTCGAGCAGGCTGGGGTCCCAGTCTGTCAGCTTTACTGTCCACCTCATGGAGCAGAAGACTAAAGGCAGGGGAAGGGGTTTTGGAAGATGAGGAGACTGGTGTAGCTCCAGAGATGACCCTTGGAGAGGGAGCTGCCTGGGGGTTCTTCACTGATTCTGAATTACTGGGCCCTGGCCCAGGTCTGGGCACTGACATGCCTTCCAGAGGCTACACTGTAGCAGGTCAGCCAGGCAGTATTCAAAGGCAAGGAATGGGAAGACTGGCAGGGGGTCCACAAGGGGCTCCTCATGGGACCTCATCCTGCCTTCAGTGGGACAGGGGAAGGACACTTGACTGCGTGGCATCCAGCCTCTGGGCTAGTGTAGAGGGTGGCCTAGGGCCCCACTTCTCTAAGTGCTCGTTCTTGTGCCTGGGATGGGCAATGTCACACCCCTCATTGGTTTGTCCTGGATGTCAGTGGCCCAGCATGTTCCTGTGACAGCACTGAAACCCATGTTTGACTGTCAGCTCCTTGTGGTCCTACTGCCTGCCCCTGTGTCACATTGCCCTTGTGGCCAGAGTGACCATGGAAGAGGAGAGTCGTGACCATGGGGCTGGTTCTGAGGCTGAGGGACGTGACAGGCACCCAGGCGGTGGCCACGGCAGCCCAGGGCAGCTGTCGTGCATATCTGTGAGATTTCAGGTCTCACATGTGCATAGTGTGGGGAAGGCATGTGCTGGGCCCCCAGGTGTCTCATCCCAGGGGGATGCCCGAGGCTGTGAGCAGAGGCCCCCAGCAAACCATCCCTGAGCCTCAGCTGGAGCCTTCTGTGCAGAGGATGGGACCCCCGTGCTGCTTCCCTACCAGTTCTGCATGGAGGAGATCGAGGGCTTCCGCTATCGCTGCAGGGTGAGGGCCCCAGCAGGGGGCAAGCCGGGGGACCTGAGGCCCAGAAGCATGGGTTCAGGCAGCCCTGCCATTGTGACCTTCTGTTTCCACCCCAGGACGCTATGCGTTCGGTGACAAAACAGGCCATTCGAGAGGCAAGACTGAAGGAGATCAAGGAGGAGCTTCTCCATTCGGAGCGGCTCAAGGTGAGGCAAGGGCCAGTGGTGGGCTGCAGCTACAGGCCTCTGGCCAGAGGTGTGGGAGATGGACCGCCAGCGGCCGCAGGTGAACTGGATTGCCTCCCCACTGCTGGCACACATCCTCGATGCAACTGCTAGTGGGTGGTGTTGTCTTGCGTTTGCCACCATTCCAAAAGCTGAAACGCCAGGAGTTGCTCATCAGAGTGGGCCAAGTCACAGGCTTAGGACAAGGTGGCAGTCTATAGGACACGCTGAGTGAGAAGGCTGCTGTGGTCACAGGAGTGGGCACATgaaggcagctgcagggccaggagggcaggagaCCAGCCTTTAAACCAAAACTTGGTCCTGTTTGCAGCCTGTGCTGTGGAGTAGAAATATGGGGCTCACTCTGAGGTACTCGTGTCTCCCTACAGGCTTACTTTGAAGACAACCCCCGGGACCTCCAGCTGCTGAGGCACGATCTGCCCTTACACCCTGCAGTGGTGAAGCCCCATCTGGGCCACGTCCCTGACTACTTGGGTGAGCAGGCTGGGTTGGGTGGCCACTGTGCATTGGGCTGGTACAAGAGCCTGGAGACAGGGCAGGCAGCGCACACACATGCCCAGGCACCTCCTTGCTTAAACAGCCTGTGTGGCACTCTGGGTAGATGCCACTCTGGAGACAGGGCCTTGCCTCGTGTGCTGGCATACCCAGCCTTGAGGCCAAGCGGCCTCACCCCAGAGCCCCACCCTGTGGAAGGATGGGCAGCTGCTGTCTGGGCAGCATGAAGTGGAGTGGCCAGGTGTGTGGAGAGGCACAGGCCTGGGCTGCCGAAGTCGGGCTTTGGGGGTGGTGGGTGGCCAGAATCTTAGACGTCATCAGGGAGAGCACGCCTGCCTGAGCATGTGGGACCAAAAGCCATCAGGTTGAGCTGGGGGGTCAGGAATCGACCCTGGGGGGTTTCTGTGGTGTAGACAAGCCAAAGCCCAACCCCAGCGCCAGGCACTTGGTTCCATTTGTTCAGCTTTGTGCCTGGAAAATGACTCTCTATGATGTCTGCAGTAACAAGGGTTCAGAGCAAGGAGCTGTGGGCCTCCTGCAAGCCGGTGGCATGGTAGGACAGGCCATAGCAAGCAGGAGGGAAGGATTCTGGGGAGATAGGAAGAtgtgggaagatgggtgggacCCTGTCCCCCACAGTGGACAGTGAGCTGGAGGGGGCCCCACCAGGTCTTGTGGCTGTGGGTGGGCCCCACACTGTGCCCCTTTGTAGTGGGTTGGATATGGTGCTGGGCACAAGGCAGTGGAGGTGAGGACAGAGGCCAAGCAGGGGAGGGGAGATCAGTGGTTCGAGGTGACTGTGTAGTGATAGGCACACATGATGAAGTCACACAGAGGCTGCCTGCTGCTTCTGTCCCTCGCTTGCTGCAGCAAGCTTAAATGCATAGGGTGCTTGAGAGAGCAAGTGgggccctgccctcccttcccagTGCCCAGCTCTGGGTTGGGGCTGGGCAGCCGGGTACAGGGCAGTGTGCTCAGGCCATGTCTCTTCCAGTCCCTCCTGCTCTGCGCAGCCTTATCCACCCTCACAAGAAGCGGAAGAAGCTATCCTCTAAGAAGGCTAAGGTGAGTGCCCAGGGCTTTCATGGCAGCTGCAGGGCCCCACCTGTCCCATTGTCACCAGGGTATGCATGCATCTGGGCAGGGAGGAGAAGGACCCTCACTGGCTCCAAACTTCTGGCCCAGGTTGGAGCCCTTGGAGCCAGGATCCTTGGGCTGCCCAGGCTGTTTGAACGCAGGATGGCTTATGTGCTGCCCCATCGCCCACCCATGTCTGAGGGGCAGGGAGTGTGGCTGGATGGGCTGCCTTTCCAGTGACCACAGCAGCCCTTGTCCCCGGCTCGTGGGCTGCAGGGCCTTACCAGGTGGCTGCACCACCCTCCCTGAGCCTGGCTCAGTTTGGGCAGCAGATGCCCGACTTCCCGGCTAAGGTGTGCCTTTGGCCCACAGAAGGCAAAGACTCAGAACCCGCTGCGCAGCTTCAGGCACAGAAGAGAGGGACACAGACCCACAGCAGCGCCCTCCTGAGGTCTCCCAACTGTCCCAGAGCTGACAGAGCTGGGAGCTGGGTTCCGCCTTGGACAGATGGGATCCAGGTGGCCAGAGCCACGGCCCTCCAGGTCCATGACACTGCCCGGCTGGTGTTTTATCCCTTAACAGCAGAATAAAGGTTCTCGCTACCCAGTTTCAGTCCTGTGTGTGGGAAGGACCATCCCCAAAGCCTTGGGAGTCAGAAGCCCCTCTGGGAGGCACTGTCTAGTTGTCACCTACTGCACGTAGTGCCCTGGGCCGGCAGAGGTCAGTGTGTGGCATCACATTCTTGGGCCTTGGAAACACCTGCCCACATCCAGGGCTCCAGTCCAGCCCCAGGTGCTCCTGTTGCCTGCCTCTTTGCATCAGGCTGACCACCCTGAGGGACTACGGCCTGGTACCTCTGTACCTCCTCCTCCAAACACGGGTGTGTGAGTCAGGCTTCTGTACTCCCTTGATTCGGTGCTGCAGTCTGCGCACCTGCATGTGTCAGCATGGCGCATGCTGCCCTTTGCTCTGTGCTCAGCTAGCAGGCCTCCTGCAGCCTCTGGCATCCAGGAGAGGGATTTTCTGCTGACAGTACCCTGGATCATgcacacttagcacagtgtcccTGCCACCTGCTTGTCAGGCTCCTTGAGGCCAGCTGGCCAGGGGATGCTGagttggggaggaagggggtgggggcgtGCCTGAGTGTTTCTTTCGGAGGGAGAGCCAAACTGTACTCTCAGCCCCAGCTGGTCTGCACAGTGGCCAGGGGCTGGCCCCTGCGTCTGTGAGGGTGTAGAGGACTCAGAGTTGGTGGGACCTCATTTCCTGCTCCTGCCTTGGAATTTCTAGGGAGCCAGGCTGTGGTGGCCGCTGC
This portion of the Manis javanica isolate MJ-LG chromosome 6, MJ_LKY, whole genome shotgun sequence genome encodes:
- the DDX56 gene encoding probable ATP-dependent RNA helicase DDX56 isoform X1, whose protein sequence is MADPVVLGFEHMGLDPRLLQAITDLGWSRPTLIQEKAIPLALEGKDLLARARTGSGKTAAYALPMLQLLLRRKATGPAVEQAVRGLVLVPTKELARQAQSMIQQLAAYCARDIRVANVSATEDAASQRAVLMEKPDVVVGTPSRILNSLQQDSLKLQDSLELLVVDEADLLFSFGFEEEVKSLLCHLPRIYQAFLMSATFNEDVQVLKELVLHNPVTLKLQESQLPGPDQLEQFQVVCGTEEEKFLLLYALLKLSLIRGKSLLFVNTLERSYRLRLFLEQFSIPTCVLNGELPLHSRCHIISQFNQGFYDCVIATDAEVLGAPVKGRRRGKGPKGDRASDPEAGVARGIDFHHVCAVLNFDLPLTPEAYIHRAGRTARANNSGIVLTFVLPAEQFHLGKIEEILSGEDGTPVLLPYQFCMEEIEGFRYRCRDAMRSVTKQAIREARLKEIKEELLHSERLKAYFEDNPRDLQLLRHDLPLHPAVVKPHLGHVPDYLVPPALRSLIHPHKKRKKLSSKKAKKAKTQNPLRSFRHRREGHRPTAAPS
- the DDX56 gene encoding probable ATP-dependent RNA helicase DDX56 isoform X2; this encodes MADPVVLGFEHMGLDPRLLQAITDLGWSRPTLIQEKAIPLALEGKDLLARARTGSGKTAAYALPMLQLLLRRKATGPAVEQAVRGLVLVPTKELARQAQSMIQQLAAYCARDIRVANVSATEDAASQRAVLMEKPDVVVGTPSRILNSLQQDSLKLQDSLELLVVDEADLLFSFGFEEEVKSLLCHLPRIYQAFLMSATFNEDVQVLKELVLHNPVTLKLQESQLPGPDQLEQFQVVCGTEEEKFLLLYALLKLSLIRGKSLLFVNTLERSYRLRLFLEQFSIPTCVLNGELPLHSRCHIISQFNQGFYDCVIATDAEVLGAPVKGRRRGKGPKGDRASDPEAGVARGIDFHHVCAVLNFDLPLTPEAYIHRAGRTARANNSGIVLTFVLPAEQFHLGKIEEILSGEDGTPVLLPYQFCMEEIEGFRYRCRDAMRSVTKQAIREARLKEIKEELLHSERLKAYFEDNPRDLQLLRHDLPLHPAVVKPHLGHVPDYLVPPALRSLIHPHKKRKKLSSKKAKAKTQNPLRSFRHRREGHRPTAAPS